The Alteribacter keqinensis genomic sequence GTCATGAGCCTGGTTTCTATTACTCAAAAAAGACCGATTCCTTTGAAGAATTGACAACAAAAGGACTCGTTCTCGGACTGTCACAAAAAGTGACCTATCAGGAGTATGTGAAAAATGTAGAACCAGGTGATTTCTTTGTGTTGCTTTCCGACGGGGTCACAGAGTGCAGGACGGAAGACGGTTTTATTGAACGTGAGCAGATCACCGATATGATTCGAAAACACATTGACCTGCCGGCTCAGGATATAGTGAACCTTGTGTACCGGGAGCTTGAAAAGATGCAGGACTTCCAGTTGAAGGACGATTTCACACTTTTAATTTTAAGAAGAAGTGTTTAGCCTGATATTTAAAAGGGTATATAGCCATACTATGAGTATATTCGCAATTCAGGAGGGGAAGTTATGAATCTTCATATTGATATAAAAGAGAACGGACCAGAAAGATACGTATCATTGGCCGGTGAAATTGATGTTTATACAGTGCCGAAACTTAAAGAAGAACTCATACCTGTAACAGAAGAGCCGAATAAACAAGTAATTGTGGACCTTTCAGGTATTAATTATATAGACAGTACAGGACTTGGTGTATTTATCGGTGCCCTTAAAGCAACAGACCAGAGCGGGAGTTCGCTGAAGATAACTGGTGTCAACGACCGGGTGCGCCGTCTGTTTACAATCACAGGTCTTGATGAAGTGATTGAAATTGAAGTTAATGAAAGAGAGGAGGCGTAAAAACGGATGTCTACCACGAAACCTGATTTCATTGAGATGAAGCTTCCTGCAAAACCCGAGTATGTCGGGGTGGTCCGCTTGACTGTTTCTGGAATCGCGAACCGTCTCGGTTACTCTTACGATGATATAGAGGATATTAAAATTGCTGTAGCTGAAGCGTGTACCAATGTTGTTAATCATGCATATAAAGGTGAAGCCGATAGCGAGCCGGTGATGACGATCGGATGTGGCGTGTACGAAGATCGTTTGGAACTGATGGTTGCTGACAAAGGAAACAGTTTTGATGTTGATTCATTAAAGCAGAACCTCGGGCCGGTAAGTGCCGAGCAGCCTGTGGAAGAACTTAAGGAAGGAGGGCTTGGCCTCTTCCTGATTGAAACATTGATGGACAAAGTGGAAATTAGCGGAGATTCAGGGGTCATCATTGTGATGACAAAGTTCCTTCAGAGAGATGGGGTGGAACGAAATGGCAACGGAATCTCAACATCGACAACGCAACAATAAGGACTATATCTACGAATGGATTGACGAATTTCAAAGAACAGGGGATGAAGAAATCCAGACCAAACTGGTCATGGAATACGAAGGACTTGTTCATTCCCTTGCGAGAAAATTCTCTAAAGGGCAGCGGCACGATGAGGACCTTATCCAGGTTGGTATGATCGGACTGATTGCGGCCCTGCGCCGTTTTGACCCAGCTTTTGCAAGGAGTTTTGAATCGTTTGCGGTTCCTACCATCGTAGGTGAGATCAAGCGTTTTATCCGTGATAAGACCTGGAGTGTCCATGTTCCGCGGAGGATCAAGGAACTCGGTCCGAAAATCAAAGCAGCGGTTGAAGAACTTACTGTTAACCTTCAGCGCTCTCCCCGTGTAGAGGAGATTGCCAATCAGATCGGTGTTTCTGAAGAGGAAGTCCTTGAGACGATGGAGATGGGCAAAAGTTATCAGGCTCTCTCTGTTGACCGTTCGATTGAAGCTGATGATGAGGGCAGCGCAGTAACCCTTCTTGATCTGGTAGGCTCTACTGAAGAAGGATACGAGAAAACTGATCAGCAGATGCTTCTTCAGAAAGCTTTCCACGTGTTGACCGAACGTGAACGTCAAATCCTTCATTACACGTATTTTGAGAACATGAGCCAGAAAGAAACGGGCGAACAGCTCGGTATCTCTCAAATGCATGTATCACGTTTGCAAAGGAGAGCCCTTCAGAAGTTAAGAGAATCCATTCGTATTGAACCATCGGAGTGCTTGTAAATGATTAAACACCACCAGCTGAACGACATTGAAATAACGTCTTATTACACCGCGAAACAGGGAAACTGGTGTTCGGGTGATGCCTTTTATGTTTCAAACGGTGATGAGTATGTGATCTGTGCAGTGGTAGATGGGCTTGGCAGCGGAGAGGAAGCGATGGAGGCTTCTTCGGCGGTCATTAAGGTGATTGAAGCACATAAGGATGAAAGCGTTGAAGTACTTATGGATAAGTCCAACAAAGAGTTATGGCAAAAACGCGGTGCTGTGATGACGATCATGAAGATTGATCAGCGCACACAGGAGATCATCTACAGTAATGTAGGCAATATCGGATGTATCTTTTATCCGCCTTCTGGGAAACTGGTAAGGCCTATTCCCTCTAGAGGGTATTTGTCAGGTAAAAGACAGAAGTTCAAAGCTCAGCGGATCAGCTTTGAAAAAGGAATGACCTTTATTCTTTACTCTGATGGACTGACGTTCGATCCTGTTTTTCATCAGTTCATGGCTAAAACCCCGTCCACGAAAAAAGCGATGGAACAAGTGATCGGTGGAATGGCTGATACATCAGACGATACGACGATTTTAATAGGGAAGGTATCTCTCGGCGTATAGGGGAGATACCTTCTTTCTGTTTGGGTGTATCGCACAAGGATAGCGCAGCGCTGAGGAGGATCCCGAACCGCCCGCGGAAAGGGGATGTATTCCGTTCAACAAATGGATTACGATGCAGGGTTGTAACACCCTTCCTAATTCTATGAAGGGCATCCGTATAGCTGAATAAAGACCGTCACTGACGAACGACTTACAATAATGGGCCTGCACAGCAGGTGGTTTTTTCTTTTATTCTCCGATAGAATGAAGAGGAGAAACGGGACAGGAGGCCAAACAAATGGAATGGACCGATGAACAGCATACTTTGCTTAAACATGTGACAAATGCGGTGAAATTAAAGGAAAACCGCGTTAAGAATGTAATTGATTTATCCGAGGAAGGGAACACTGTTCCCTTTATCGCCAGATACCGTAAAGAACTAACCGGAGGAATGGACGAAGAGCAGATCCGTTCTATTTTAAAAGAGTGGGAGTATGCAAACAGTCTCGCTAACCGAAAGAGTGAAGTGATCAGGCTGATTGATGAACAGGAGAAACTCACGCCTGAGCTGAAGAAAAAAATTGAATCTGCAGTAAAACTTCAGGAACTTGAAGACCTGTACAGACCCTATAAACAAAAACGTCGGACGAAAGCAACGATGGCAAAAGAGAAAGGCCTTGAACCTCTTGCGGAATGGTTGCTCTCCCTGCCTCAAAACGGAGATCCTGATCAAGAAGCGAAGAAGTATGTTAATGAAGAAAAAGAAGTGGTTAATCAGGAAGATGCTCTGCAGGGAGCGCGGGATATCATCAGTGAAGTCCTGTCTGATGATCCTGAAATAAGGAAGAAGGCCCGTCAGCTTACGAGCAATGAAGGATGTTTCGTCTCCCAGGTGAAAGA encodes the following:
- the rsbW gene encoding anti-sigma B factor RsbW — protein: MSTTKPDFIEMKLPAKPEYVGVVRLTVSGIANRLGYSYDDIEDIKIAVAEACTNVVNHAYKGEADSEPVMTIGCGVYEDRLELMVADKGNSFDVDSLKQNLGPVSAEQPVEELKEGGLGLFLIETLMDKVEISGDSGVIIVMTKFLQRDGVERNGNGISTSTTQQ
- a CDS encoding PP2C family serine/threonine-protein phosphatase, with the translated sequence MIKHHQLNDIEITSYYTAKQGNWCSGDAFYVSNGDEYVICAVVDGLGSGEEAMEASSAVIKVIEAHKDESVEVLMDKSNKELWQKRGAVMTIMKIDQRTQEIIYSNVGNIGCIFYPPSGKLVRPIPSRGYLSGKRQKFKAQRISFEKGMTFILYSDGLTFDPVFHQFMAKTPSTKKAMEQVIGGMADTSDDTTILIGKVSLGV
- a CDS encoding STAS domain-containing protein — protein: MNLHIDIKENGPERYVSLAGEIDVYTVPKLKEELIPVTEEPNKQVIVDLSGINYIDSTGLGVFIGALKATDQSGSSLKITGVNDRVRRLFTITGLDEVIEIEVNEREEA
- the sigB gene encoding RNA polymerase sigma factor SigB, with translation MATESQHRQRNNKDYIYEWIDEFQRTGDEEIQTKLVMEYEGLVHSLARKFSKGQRHDEDLIQVGMIGLIAALRRFDPAFARSFESFAVPTIVGEIKRFIRDKTWSVHVPRRIKELGPKIKAAVEELTVNLQRSPRVEEIANQIGVSEEEVLETMEMGKSYQALSVDRSIEADDEGSAVTLLDLVGSTEEGYEKTDQQMLLQKAFHVLTERERQILHYTYFENMSQKETGEQLGISQMHVSRLQRRALQKLRESIRIEPSECL